One Rhododendron vialii isolate Sample 1 chromosome 2a, ASM3025357v1 genomic region harbors:
- the LOC131317362 gene encoding uncharacterized protein LOC131317362 has protein sequence MEVNILLKANIEGLALFLEDVFVTLFVNLLTKEYCGNPGAGACRGAGIPPNQTQFARDLVAALTAANLLNQAPRENVEDCAMVAMREFSRRNPPVFDGTSSDPLVADHWLAQIRKLFRALNITEDTIRVGIMAVQLVGEAGEWWESVLESRKDARRAAKIAAQVIEPDVENLTWAEFETLFEDQYFPETSRENLREQFEKLEQGNMTVSEYVQKFQSLSRFAPELVATEERKCRRFEKGLHNTVRRIVMVQRKMKFSEVVECARSIEIPKEAQRNTRAWEPRQSMGSLSSSSGSFGSQGRKRQREPSQQPSNQPSFKVPSSLGTRGASPRPPTVCYKCNQPGHIRAQCPQLLKACYNCGKTDHFAWSCPQGAGARSESGSVQQPGSSGVDRGTSSSAPSQGSGQRGGFVQGQGTQGRIFNINTSASPSVSQAPETSVVRGTFLLFNSFARVLFDSGASHSFIVASFVCALELDTENLDSPLFVETPLGGKSSLNRICKGCELVICDRRFDFDFIVLDMSGFDLILRMDWLSTFHAAIDCFKRRVRICPPEGVCFEFHGERREPLAPYLCGSQEMELVYAMLASLTLDEDMSSCGELPFVVREFPDVFPEELPGLPPEREIEFTINLLPGTAPISIPPYRFAPAELRELKVQLQELENLRFISPSTSPWGAPALFAQKKDGSLRLCIDYHKLNRVTIKNKYPMPRIDDLFDQLRGATCFFKIDLRSGYHQLRVRREDIPKTAFHTRYDHYEFVVMPFGLTNALAPFMDLMNRIFRAYLDHFVVVFVDDILVYSSTEEEHRTHFAIVLELLREHRLYAKLSKCEFWLPEVKFLGHVVSKGGVSVDPGKIESIMNWQRPKNVFEI, from the exons ATGGAAGTgaatattcttttgaaagctaacattgaaggGTTAGctctatttttggaagatgtctTTGTAACactatttgtaaatcttttgactaaggAATATT gtggAAATCCGGGGGCTGGGGCCTGTCGAGGTGCGGGGATACCGCCTAATCAAACTCAATTTGCTAGGGACCTCGTtgcagcacttacagctgcaaatctttTGAACCAAGCCCCTAGGGAGAATGTCGAGGATTGCGCTATGGTAGCAATGAGGGAGTTTAGCCGTAGGAACCCTCCGGTGTTTGACGGGACTAGTAGCGACCCCTTGGTAGCCGACCACTGGCTAGCTCAGATCCGTAAACTCTTTAGAGCTCTAAATATCACTGAAGATACTATCAGAGTGGGTATCATGGCTGTTCAACTAGTTGGGGAAGCTGGTGAATGGTGGGAATCTGTCCTAGAGAGTAGGAAGGATGCAAGAAGGGCGGCAAAGATTGCAGCTCAAGTGATCGAACCGGATGTTGAAAATTTGACATGGGCTGAGTTTGAGACGCTCTTTGAGGATCAATACTTTCCGGAAACTTCACGTGAGAATTTGAGGGAACAATTTGAGAAGCTAGAACAGGGAAATATGACCGTTTCAGAGTACGTACAGAAATTTCAATCTTTGTCCCGTTTCGCcccagagttggtggcgacggaaGAGAGGAAGTGTCGACGGTTTGAAAAGGGACTACATAACACTGTGAGAAGAATAGTGATGGTCCAACGTAAGATGAAATTCTCTGAAGTTGTGGAATGTGCAAGGAGCATCGAGATACCGAAAGAAGCTCAACGAAATACAAGGGCTTGGGAGCCAAGGCAATCAATGGGGAGTTTGAGTTCTTCCTCTGGCAGTTTTGGGAGCCAAGGGCGGAAAAGACAGAGGGAACCATCTCAGCAACCATCTAACCAACCTAGCTTTAAGGTGCCTTCGTCTTTGGGAACTCGGGGTGCTTCGCCTAGACCACCGACCGTGTGCTACAAGTGTAATCAACCAGGGCATATCCGTGCTCAGTGTCCGCAGCTTCTTAAGGCGTGTTATAATTGTGGTAAGACAGATCACTTCGCTTGGAGTTGCCCTCAAGGGGCAGGAGCGCGTAGTGAGTCGGGCTCTGTACAGCAGCCGGGG AGTTCTGGAGTTGACCGAGGAACGAGTTCGTCCGCACCTTCCCAAGGTTCCGGTCAAAGAGGAGGTTTTGTGCAGGGACAGGGTACCCAGGGGCGTATTTTCAACATCAACACCAGTGCTTCACCTTCTGTCTCTCAGGCTCCAGAAACATCAGTTGTAAGGGGTACTTTTCTTCTATTCAACTCTTTTGCTcgagtactctttgattctggagcctCGCATTCCTTCATTGTTGCGTCATTTGTGTGTGCATTGGAATTGGACACTGAGAATCTTGATTCGCCTTTGTTTGTTGAGACGCCATTAGGGGGAAAATCATCTCTAAATCGTATCTGTAAGGGGTGCGAGCTCGTTATTTGTGACCGTCGCTTCGATTTTGACTTTATCGTGCTAGACATGTCGGGTTTCGACCTCATTCTTAGAATGGATTGGTTGTCTACATTCCACGCTGCGATCGATTGTTTTAAGCGTCGTGTTCGCATATGTCCGCCTGAGGGTGTTTGTTTCGAATTCCAtggggagcgtcgggaaccgTTAGCACCGTATTTGTGTGGGTCTCAAGAAATGGAGTTAGTTTATGCTATGTTGGCGAGCttgacgttagatgaggatATGTCGTCGTGTGGGGAGTTACCCTTTGTAGTTCGCGAGTTTCCCGACGTATTTCCGGAAGAGTTACCCGGTTTGCCTCCCGAGAGAGAAATCGAGTTCACGATAAACTTGCTTCCAGGCACCGCTCCTATTTCGATTCCTCCTTATCGCTTTGCACCCGCGGAACTTAGAGAGTTGAAAGTTCAGCTGCAGGAGTTAGAAAATTTGAGGTTTATTAGCCCTAGCacatcaccgtggggagcaccggctttATTTGcccaaaagaaggatggttcacttcgTTTATGTATCGATTATCATAAGCTTAACCGTGTgaccattaagaataagtatcccatgcctagaatagatgacttgtttgatcaacttcgagGTGCCACTTGCTTTTTCAAAAtcgatttgaggtccggttatcatCAGTTGAGGGTTCGTAGAGAGGATATTCCCAAAACTGCTTTCCATACTCGCTATGATCATTACGAATTTGTTGTGATGCCATTTGGTTTGACTAATGCTCTTGCTCCTTTTATGGACCTAATGAATCGCATCTTTCGTGCCTACCTCGATCattttgtggttgtattcgtTGACGACATTCTCGTTTATTCATCCACGGAAGAGGAACACCGAACTCATTTTGCcatcgttcttgaactcttgagggAACATCGTTTATACGCCAAGCTTAGTAAGTGCGAGTTTTGGTTACCCGAAGTTAAGTTTCTGGGTCATGTGGTTTCGAAGGGAGGAGTATCCGTTGATCCAGGAAAGATAGAATCCATTATGAACTGGCAGCGACCGAAGAAcgtgtttgaaatttga